The Candidatus Bathyarchaeota archaeon genome includes a region encoding these proteins:
- a CDS encoding DNA-directed RNA polymerase subunit H — MGSSQKIRFDIFKHELVPKHSILSKDEVEDLLRRYHVKKYQLAKIMARDPAAVAIGAKPGDVLRIVRRSPTAGLAVFYRFVVEG; from the coding sequence ATGGGCTCCTCTCAGAAGATCAGGTTTGATATATTTAAGCACGAGCTCGTCCCTAAACATAGCATCTTGTCGAAGGATGAGGTAGAGGATCTTCTAAGGAGATACCATGTCAAGAAGTATCAGCTTGCTAAGATCATGGCCCGCGACCCGGCTGCGGTGGCCATAGGTGCTAAGCCCGGTGATGTCCTCCGGATCGTTAGGAGGAGCCCGACAGCCGGTTTAGCTGTATTTTACAGGTTTGTAGTGGAGGGTTGA
- a CDS encoding diphthine--ammonia ligase, whose product MKAAALFSGGKDSLFALWTAIHQGYEVSCLITFIPESLESWLFHYPAVRFATLQAEAMGIPILIKRTSDSATKGLRDLRSMLKKAVERFDVDVVVSGVLASDYQRTLVDLVCEELKLRTFTPLWGKRGELLLAEVMNLGFSVMIVSVAAEGLTRKWLGKVLNGKSIKELISLASRYRFNPAGEGGEYETLVLDAPIFRKRIVVKKARPVWMGDSGYLEIEEAYLAMK is encoded by the coding sequence TTGAAAGCGGCGGCTTTATTCTCGGGAGGTAAGGATAGCCTATTCGCCTTATGGACCGCTATACACCAGGGATACGAAGTATCTTGTCTGATAACTTTCATACCCGAAAGCCTAGAGTCCTGGCTGTTCCACTATCCGGCAGTCCGGTTTGCGACTTTACAAGCCGAGGCCATGGGAATTCCTATCCTCATAAAGAGGACCAGCGACTCTGCCACTAAGGGGTTGAGGGATCTACGTAGTATGCTGAAGAAAGCCGTAGAGAGGTTCGACGTAGACGTAGTCGTCTCAGGTGTCCTGGCGAGCGATTATCAGAGAACTCTAGTCGACCTCGTATGCGAAGAACTTAAGCTTAGAACGTTCACACCGCTGTGGGGTAAGAGGGGTGAGCTTCTTCTAGCCGAGGTGATGAATCTAGGGTTCTCGGTTATGATAGTCAGCGTCGCCGCTGAGGGGTTGACGAGAAAATGGTTGGGCAAGGTGTTAAACGGCAAATCCATAAAGGAACTCATCTCTCTAGCGTCCAGGTATAGATTTAATCCAGCCGGAGAGGGAGGTGAATATGAGACACTCGTACTAGATGCGCCGATCTTCAGGAAGCGTATCGTGGTGAAAAAAGCTAGACCAGTCTGGATGGGAGATTCGGGATATCTCGAGATAGAGGAGGCTTATCTAGCGATGAAATGA
- a CDS encoding zinc ribbon domain-containing protein: MAQKLGLALVAGFVTAAVVDFVVLLTTGMSVAVLLSSFLGGLVAGSFFIEPIRGGGKAGITIALVDALLVRPSIAMLLYQMGVILLPEEPLPGTELSNAPFLIVAMLVSLAIELSIGFGGGFVGAYLRKTLAPVKPRVTSGVCPYCGAKVPPEAIYCPYCGAKLKEV; encoded by the coding sequence ATGGCTCAGAAGCTTGGGTTAGCTTTAGTAGCGGGGTTTGTAACAGCTGCGGTAGTCGACTTCGTCGTCCTCCTGACCACTGGGATGAGCGTAGCCGTTCTGCTATCGTCTTTTCTAGGAGGCCTAGTAGCCGGAAGTTTCTTCATAGAACCGATAAGAGGCGGCGGTAAAGCAGGGATAACTATAGCCCTCGTAGACGCTTTACTGGTACGTCCATCCATAGCCATGCTTCTATACCAGATGGGGGTTATACTTCTACCTGAGGAGCCGTTGCCAGGTACAGAATTATCGAATGCGCCTTTTCTCATAGTCGCGATGCTCGTGAGTTTAGCGATAGAGCTTAGCATAGGTTTCGGAGGGGGCTTCGTAGGCGCCTATCTGAGGAAAACCCTAGCCCCTGTCAAGCCCCGTGTTACTTCAGGTGTCTGTCCATACTGCGGGGCTAAAGTACCTCCCGAGGCCATATACTGCCCATATTGCGGGGCTAAGCTTAAGGAGGTTTAG
- a CDS encoding DNA-directed RNA polymerase subunit B: MWILMKAFFEEKGLVRQHLDSYNEFVEKGLQRVIDEIGGVEVPVESGNLYIEFGEVTIGTPRVTEVDGSFHEVTPLECRLRNLTYSAPLFLEMTPILNGKKMTTKSVYIGNLPVMLKSKICPLSDMTREELLAIGEDPDDPGGYFIINGSERVIVGLEDLAPNRVIIDIDRSGSRPVYRAKVFSTTVGFRTRVEVKLKPDGAIYVSIPGVSVELPFVVVMKALGVEKDSEIAEMVSLDPVIMEQLEPSFDKAPRIDSVERAITYIGNRVAYGQDEARRRLRACTILDNNLLLHLGRSPEVRLKKARYLAEIACRLIQLKLGLRAEDDKDHYANKRIRLAGPLLADLFRSIFRDMIKDMAYQLERLSVKKLIEESVKLAIRPGILTERMQHAIATGNWGRGRVGISQLLDRTNLLSTLSHLRRLQSPLSRSQPNFEARDLHSTHFGRLCPIETPEGSNCGLVKNLALMATISVSADIEPVRKVLISLGCVPIEKADRETCIKGVKVYINGTVSFYTLDPEGLVKKFRKLRRKGRISPEVNIAYLKAKREVQVNCDAGRCRRPLIVVENGKPLLKPDHVNALKKGLMNWEDLVKLGVIEYLDAEEEENAYIALTPKDIRPETTHLEICPLTILGICGSVIPFAEHNHSPRNSYEAAMAKQAIGIYATNYFLRMDSRAHFLHYPQRPIVETKPMEIMGFHKRPAGQNMVVAVLTMGGYNMEDAIIFNRYSIERGLARSSFFRLYEAECYQYLGGQRDSIEIPSSGMRGYRGDEYYRVLEEDGIASVESEVRGGDVIIGRTSPPRFIEEYRELEARGPSRRDTSISLRPSEKGVVDAVILTETAQGSKIVKVRVRDNRIPEIGDKFASRHGQKGVIGMIYPGEDMPFTEDGVVPDVIINPHAFPSRMTVGQLLESIFGKAAALMGRPIDGSAFQEERLEDIGAILKRYGFKPSGREIMYNGLTGERLETEIYIGIVYYQRLHHMVADKIHARARGQVQMLTRQPTEGRARGGGLRFGEMERDCLIGYGAAMLLKDRMLEESDKFVAYVCANCGFLAYYDARSGRYMCRLCGDDARIYPVVMPYAFKLLLQELMSMCVAPRLILEEGM, from the coding sequence ATGTGGATTTTGATGAAAGCCTTCTTCGAGGAGAAGGGCCTAGTCAGGCAGCATCTAGACTCGTATAACGAGTTCGTCGAGAAGGGGTTACAGCGTGTCATAGATGAGATCGGTGGCGTAGAGGTTCCTGTTGAAAGTGGGAATCTCTATATAGAGTTCGGCGAGGTTACGATAGGTACTCCTAGGGTTACAGAGGTCGACGGCTCTTTCCACGAGGTTACACCGCTCGAGTGTAGGCTTAGAAACCTTACCTATTCTGCACCGCTGTTTCTCGAAATGACGCCGATATTGAACGGTAAAAAGATGACGACCAAGAGTGTCTACATCGGAAACCTACCGGTTATGTTGAAGTCTAAGATCTGTCCTCTAAGCGATATGACTAGAGAGGAGCTTCTAGCCATAGGTGAGGATCCAGACGACCCCGGCGGGTACTTTATAATAAACGGCTCGGAGAGAGTGATAGTTGGCTTAGAGGACCTTGCTCCAAACAGAGTGATCATAGACATCGATAGAAGCGGCTCTAGGCCCGTCTACAGGGCTAAGGTATTCTCCACGACCGTAGGCTTTAGGACCAGGGTCGAGGTGAAGCTCAAGCCTGACGGGGCGATATACGTTTCGATACCCGGTGTATCAGTCGAGCTTCCGTTTGTAGTGGTCATGAAGGCCCTGGGGGTTGAGAAAGACAGCGAGATAGCTGAGATGGTGTCTCTTGACCCGGTTATCATGGAGCAGCTTGAGCCGTCCTTCGACAAGGCTCCTAGGATAGACAGCGTCGAAAGGGCTATAACGTATATCGGTAACAGGGTCGCCTATGGTCAAGACGAGGCCCGTAGGAGACTTAGGGCTTGTACGATCTTAGATAACAACCTGCTTCTACACCTGGGCAGAAGCCCAGAGGTCAGGCTTAAGAAGGCTAGATACCTAGCCGAGATAGCGTGTAGGCTTATTCAGCTTAAACTAGGCTTAAGAGCCGAAGATGATAAAGATCATTATGCTAATAAACGTATCAGACTTGCAGGTCCACTTCTGGCAGACCTATTCAGGTCCATATTCCGGGATATGATTAAGGATATGGCCTATCAGCTCGAACGCTTATCGGTTAAAAAGCTTATAGAAGAGTCTGTTAAACTTGCCATAAGGCCGGGAATCCTCACGGAAAGGATGCAGCACGCCATAGCTACCGGAAACTGGGGTAGAGGTAGGGTAGGTATAAGCCAGCTTTTGGATAGGACGAACCTTTTATCCACGCTCAGCCACCTCAGGAGGCTTCAGTCTCCGCTGAGCAGAAGTCAGCCTAACTTCGAGGCTAGGGACCTGCATTCTACGCACTTCGGTAGGCTCTGCCCTATCGAAACACCTGAGGGCTCTAACTGCGGCTTGGTGAAGAACCTCGCCTTAATGGCCACTATATCTGTCTCAGCCGACATAGAGCCTGTCAGGAAAGTGTTGATAAGTCTTGGATGCGTTCCGATCGAAAAGGCCGATAGAGAGACGTGCATTAAGGGCGTTAAGGTGTATATAAACGGGACCGTAAGCTTCTACACCCTAGACCCTGAGGGCCTAGTTAAGAAGTTTAGGAAACTTCGGAGGAAGGGGCGTATAAGTCCTGAGGTTAACATAGCGTATCTTAAGGCTAAGAGGGAGGTTCAGGTAAACTGCGACGCGGGTAGGTGTAGGAGACCGCTCATAGTCGTCGAGAACGGTAAACCTCTGCTCAAGCCGGATCACGTAAACGCCTTGAAGAAGGGGTTGATGAACTGGGAGGACTTGGTTAAACTTGGTGTCATAGAATACCTAGACGCCGAGGAGGAGGAGAACGCCTACATAGCGTTGACTCCCAAGGATATCAGGCCTGAGACCACGCATCTTGAGATCTGCCCGCTTACCATACTCGGTATATGTGGCTCCGTAATACCGTTTGCTGAGCATAACCACTCGCCCAGAAACAGCTACGAAGCCGCTATGGCCAAACAGGCCATAGGGATATACGCTACCAACTACTTCTTACGGATGGACTCTAGAGCCCACTTCTTACATTATCCGCAGAGGCCGATCGTCGAGACCAAGCCCATGGAGATTATGGGCTTCCACAAGAGACCTGCCGGCCAGAACATGGTGGTCGCCGTGCTTACGATGGGAGGCTATAACATGGAGGATGCGATAATATTCAACAGGTACTCCATCGAGAGGGGTTTAGCCAGGTCGTCGTTCTTTAGACTTTACGAGGCTGAGTGCTACCAATACCTAGGCGGTCAGAGAGACTCGATCGAGATACCTTCAAGCGGCATGAGGGGATATAGAGGTGACGAATACTACCGGGTTCTAGAGGAGGACGGGATAGCCAGCGTCGAAAGCGAGGTCAGAGGAGGAGATGTCATAATCGGTAGAACAAGCCCACCGAGGTTTATAGAGGAGTATAGGGAGCTAGAGGCCAGAGGCCCCTCGAGAAGAGATACCTCTATATCTTTAAGGCCCTCGGAGAAGGGCGTCGTCGACGCGGTCATACTGACCGAAACCGCTCAAGGAAGTAAGATTGTGAAGGTCAGGGTTAGAGATAACAGGATACCTGAAATAGGTGATAAGTTCGCGTCTAGGCACGGGCAGAAGGGCGTCATAGGCATGATATATCCTGGTGAAGATATGCCGTTTACAGAGGACGGAGTAGTCCCGGATGTCATAATAAACCCCCATGCGTTTCCGTCTAGGATGACGGTTGGCCAGCTCTTAGAGTCTATATTTGGTAAGGCCGCGGCCCTCATGGGAAGGCCTATAGACGGTTCAGCCTTCCAAGAGGAGAGACTCGAGGATATAGGCGCTATACTGAAACGTTATGGTTTCAAACCAAGCGGTAGGGAGATAATGTATAACGGTTTAACAGGTGAGAGGCTGGAGACCGAGATATACATCGGCATAGTATACTACCAGCGGCTACACCACATGGTAGCCGATAAGATACATGCCAGGGCTAGAGGGCAGGTTCAGATGCTCACGAGACAGCCTACGGAGGGTAGAGCTAGAGGCGGAGGCTTGAGGTTCGGTGAGATGGAGAGGGACTGTCTCATAGGCTACGGTGCGGCTATGCTGCTTAAGGATAGGATGCTCGAGGAATCTGACAAGTTTGTAGCCTATGTATGTGCAAACTGTGGCTTCTTAGCTTATTACGATGCAAGAAGCGGTAGATACATGTGTAGGTTGTGCGGAGATGATGCCCGGATATACCCGGTCGTCATGCCCTACGCGTTTAAGCTACTTCTCCAGGAGCTGATGAGTATGTGCGTAGCTCCCAGGCTTATACTGGAGGAGGGCATGTAA
- a CDS encoding NAD(P)H-dependent oxidoreductase produces the protein MARVLVTYYSRGGNTHRLAEMLAEALRDEGLEVVLKPVSEVKVEELTDYDGIAIGSPTYYGQMAAEVKKLIDDSVALHGKLDGKVGLAFTTAGGHGTGGETTLLSILESLLIHGMVVQGDPEDLHYGLIVRGRPRAEDLDKVKRKAKRMAQLIRRLKVS, from the coding sequence ATGGCTAGAGTCTTGGTAACCTACTATTCTCGAGGAGGCAATACCCATAGGCTTGCTGAGATGCTTGCGGAAGCGCTAAGAGACGAGGGTTTAGAGGTCGTCTTGAAGCCTGTTTCAGAGGTGAAGGTCGAAGAGCTCACGGATTACGATGGAATAGCCATAGGCTCACCGACCTACTATGGTCAGATGGCCGCGGAGGTTAAGAAGCTCATAGACGATTCCGTAGCGTTACACGGTAAGCTCGATGGTAAGGTAGGCTTAGCGTTCACGACCGCCGGGGGACATGGAACCGGGGGTGAAACCACTCTGCTTTCGATCCTAGAGTCGCTATTGATACATGGCATGGTAGTTCAGGGAGATCCTGAAGACCTACACTACGGGTTGATAGTCAGGGGGAGGCCTAGGGCGGAAGACCTGGATAAGGTTAAACGTAAGGCTAAGAGGATGGCTCAGCTTATCAGACGGCTCAAAGTCTCCTAA
- a CDS encoding glycerate kinase, producing the protein MRIRNFEVLVANGLTSEDREARRICLEILDKVVEGLDPRKMVFSKVRRTGSKLYIDGLTLDLDEFEHVYLVGFGKASHLMAEAMERLVSDKLTRGFINILKDVSFESLTGRVESKKVSHPIPDEEGLLGAKQILKLVSDASEKDLVICLISGGGSAMTPLPAEGITLEDKQRTTQTLLKCGARIDEVNAVRKHISAFKGGQLARAAYPATVLSLIVSDVVGDPLEVIASGPTSPDPSTFKDAYEILRRYGIWESVPESVRRRIETGLRGEVEETPKPGDKVFEKVHNVIVGNNRLACHIAAEYAQKLGLNTLILSSVVEGEARHVGTVYGSILVEEALVDNPIEKPAVIIVGGETTVTVRGSGLGGRNQELVLSASRKIKGLRGVAIASLGTDGIDGPTDAAGAIADGKTVSRAEEKSLDPEKYLDDNDSYRFFKSLGDLVFTGPTGTNVTDITVMVALKTG; encoded by the coding sequence TTGAGGATCAGAAACTTCGAGGTTCTCGTAGCTAACGGCTTGACGTCTGAAGATAGGGAGGCTAGAAGGATATGCTTGGAGATACTCGATAAGGTGGTCGAAGGGCTTGACCCGAGGAAGATGGTATTCTCCAAAGTCAGAAGAACCGGCTCTAAACTGTATATCGACGGGTTAACCCTAGACCTAGATGAGTTTGAACACGTATACCTCGTCGGCTTCGGGAAGGCAAGCCACCTTATGGCTGAGGCTATGGAGCGGCTCGTAAGCGATAAACTGACCAGAGGATTCATAAACATACTTAAGGATGTAAGCTTCGAATCCTTAACCGGCCGGGTCGAATCTAAGAAGGTAAGTCACCCCATACCAGACGAGGAGGGTCTCTTAGGTGCGAAGCAGATCCTGAAGCTAGTGTCTGATGCCTCTGAGAAAGACCTTGTCATTTGTCTGATCTCTGGAGGCGGCTCGGCTATGACACCTCTACCGGCCGAGGGTATAACGCTTGAGGACAAACAAAGGACCACGCAGACTCTTCTAAAATGTGGTGCGAGAATCGACGAAGTCAACGCCGTTAGAAAGCATATTTCAGCCTTTAAGGGTGGGCAGCTCGCTAGAGCCGCCTATCCGGCTACGGTATTGAGCTTGATAGTTTCAGATGTCGTAGGTGATCCGTTGGAGGTCATAGCATCCGGGCCTACTTCGCCTGATCCTTCGACTTTCAAGGACGCCTACGAAATACTCAGGAGATACGGTATATGGGAGTCTGTTCCAGAGTCCGTCAGAAGACGTATAGAGACCGGTTTGAGGGGTGAGGTCGAGGAGACTCCTAAACCAGGAGATAAAGTGTTCGAAAAAGTTCACAACGTGATCGTCGGGAACAATAGGCTTGCATGCCATATAGCGGCTGAATACGCTCAGAAACTGGGGTTAAATACCTTGATATTATCGTCTGTGGTCGAGGGTGAGGCCAGGCATGTCGGTACTGTTTATGGCAGCATACTGGTCGAAGAAGCTTTAGTCGACAACCCCATAGAGAAACCAGCCGTGATAATAGTCGGTGGCGAGACAACCGTAACCGTCAGGGGCTCTGGACTGGGTGGTAGAAACCAGGAGCTAGTCCTATCGGCCTCTAGGAAGATTAAGGGTCTCAGGGGAGTTGCGATAGCGTCCTTAGGAACCGACGGGATCGACGGTCCAACGGATGCCGCCGGGGCTATAGCCGACGGCAAGACCGTTTCTAGGGCCGAGGAGAAGAGTTTAGATCCTGAGAAATACCTCGACGATAACGATTCTTATAGATTCTTTAAGAGCCTTGGAGATTTGGTCTTCACAGGTCCGACGGGGACGAACGTAACCGATATAACGGTCATGGTGGCCCTTAAAACTGGCTGA